In Halobaculum sp. XH14, a single genomic region encodes these proteins:
- a CDS encoding cryptochrome/photolyase family protein — protein MRLFWHRRDLRLADNIGLAEAASGDTVVPVFVFDDDVLAHASDARVRFMLDALAEVRERYRERGSDLLAVRGDPAEALPGLAATHEADSVYWNVDYSGLARERDSAVGRALDEAGLGRETFHDAVHHEPGEITTNEGEPYSVYTYFWRKWRDRGKDAAVPAPGADALADVSGDPLPAIDDLGFSEPDADVRTAGTATARERLASFCDGPIFEYAESRDYPAREGTSRLSTDLKWGTIGVREVSEATADAAEEAAESGDDAAVESVEEFRSQLAWREFYEQVLWANPNVVSANFRSYEQPIGWREDDEDLRAWKEGRTGYPIVDAGMRQLREEAYMHNRLRMIVASFLTKDLRIDWREGYAHFRDLLADHDTANDTGGWQWADSTGTDAQPYFRVFNPVTQGERYDPDAEYIRRYVPAFEGVPAEEIHGWTDLTGEQRERTADHPHLIVDHSEAREAAIEMFERARGDGKESD, from the coding sequence ATGCGACTGTTCTGGCACCGGCGCGACCTCCGGCTCGCCGACAACATCGGGCTCGCCGAGGCGGCGTCCGGCGACACCGTCGTCCCGGTCTTCGTCTTCGACGACGACGTGCTCGCGCACGCGAGCGACGCCCGCGTGCGCTTCATGCTCGACGCGCTCGCCGAGGTGCGCGAGCGCTACCGGGAGCGCGGCTCGGACCTCCTCGCGGTCCGTGGCGATCCGGCAGAGGCGCTTCCGGGACTGGCGGCGACCCACGAGGCCGACTCGGTGTACTGGAACGTGGACTATTCCGGGCTCGCCCGCGAGCGCGACTCGGCCGTGGGGCGCGCGCTCGACGAGGCTGGCCTCGGCCGCGAGACGTTCCACGACGCGGTCCACCACGAACCGGGCGAGATCACGACGAACGAGGGGGAGCCGTACTCGGTGTACACCTACTTCTGGCGGAAGTGGCGCGACCGCGGGAAGGACGCGGCCGTTCCCGCGCCCGGCGCGGACGCGCTCGCGGACGTGTCGGGCGACCCGCTCCCGGCGATCGACGACCTCGGGTTCTCGGAGCCCGATGCGGACGTGCGGACGGCCGGGACGGCCACGGCCCGCGAGCGGCTGGCGTCGTTTTGCGACGGGCCGATCTTCGAGTACGCGGAGTCGCGCGACTACCCGGCGCGGGAGGGGACCTCACGGCTCTCGACGGACCTCAAGTGGGGAACGATCGGCGTGCGCGAGGTGTCCGAGGCGACGGCGGACGCCGCCGAGGAGGCGGCCGAATCCGGCGACGACGCCGCGGTCGAGTCCGTCGAGGAGTTCCGATCACAGCTCGCCTGGCGGGAGTTTTACGAGCAGGTCCTCTGGGCGAACCCGAACGTCGTCTCCGCGAACTTCAGGTCCTACGAGCAGCCCATCGGGTGGCGGGAGGACGACGAGGACCTTCGGGCCTGGAAGGAGGGACGGACCGGCTACCCCATCGTCGACGCCGGCATGCGCCAGCTCCGGGAGGAAGCGTACATGCACAACCGGCTCAGGATGATCGTCGCCTCCTTTCTCACGAAGGACCTCCGCATCGACTGGCGGGAGGGGTACGCCCACTTCCGCGACCTGCTTGCGGACCACGACACCGCCAACGACACCGGCGGCTGGCAGTGGGCCGACTCGACCGGCACGGACGCCCAGCCGTACTTCCGCGTGTTCAACCCCGTCACGCAGGGCGAACGCTACGACCCCGACGCCGAGTACATCAGACGGTACGTGCCCGCGTTCGAGGGCGTGCCGGCCGAGGAGATCCACGGCTGGACCGACCTCACCGGCGAGCAGCGCGAGCGGACCGCCGACCACCCGCACCTCATCGTCGACCACTCGGAGGCGCGGGAGGCGGCCATCGAGATGTTCGAGCGCGCCCGCGGGGACGGCAAGGAGTCGGACTGA
- a CDS encoding DJ-1/PfpI family protein, translated as MDVDVLLFEGFDELDAVGPFEVFRTAAAEGADFDTRLVSMEGPGTVTASHGMRVEAEAALGDPGEVDLLVVPGGGWNDRSDAGAWAEYERGAIPDAVAAHHGAGATVASVCTGGMLLSKAGVLAGRPAVTHGSALADLRETDAEVREERVVDDGDVLTAGGVTSGIDLALHLVEREASAEVADAVATVLEYERRHETFSP; from the coding sequence ATGGACGTCGACGTGCTGCTGTTCGAGGGGTTCGACGAACTGGACGCTGTCGGCCCGTTCGAGGTGTTCCGCACCGCCGCGGCCGAGGGTGCCGACTTCGACACGCGACTCGTCTCCATGGAGGGTCCGGGGACGGTGACCGCGAGCCACGGGATGCGCGTGGAGGCAGAGGCCGCGCTGGGGGACCCCGGTGAGGTCGACCTGCTCGTCGTCCCCGGCGGCGGGTGGAACGACCGGAGCGACGCCGGCGCGTGGGCCGAGTACGAGCGCGGCGCAATCCCGGACGCCGTCGCCGCCCATCACGGGGCCGGGGCGACGGTCGCCTCCGTCTGTACGGGCGGGATGCTGCTCTCGAAGGCGGGGGTCCTCGCCGGCAGGCCGGCGGTGACCCACGGGAGCGCGCTGGCCGACCTCCGGGAGACGGACGCGGAGGTACGCGAGGAGCGCGTCGTCGACGACGGCGACGTGCTCACCGCCGGCGGCGTCACCTCGGGCATCGACCTCGCGCTCCACCTCGTCGAGCGCGAGGCGAGCGCCGAGGTCGCCGACGCGGTGGCGACGGTCCTCGAGTACGAGCGCAGACACGAGACGTTCTCGCCGTAG